In Bacteroides coprosuis DSM 18011, the following are encoded in one genomic region:
- a CDS encoding hypothetical protein (KEGG: bth:BT_0904 hypothetical protein~SPTR: BatD family protein;~IMG reference gene:2504107268), which produces MIKVRNKTKAVWLLMLTLLICSAQLKADDEITFTAKAPSSVIMGGQFEVAYTINTNKVNDFRAPSFDDFDVLIGPSRSVQSYTSIVNGKTSHVNNMTYTYILMPRKEGTYKLPGASVSIKGKSYTSNALSIKVLPDDGSSNQSSSSRGRNQQDVSRSSNQVTGKDIFLVGQLSKTKASEQEAVLLTYKLYVASVSVSSIRPVKIPDFNGFHSQELDLSNSNRWDLENYKGRNYRTAVLQQVVLFPQRSGQINIEPAEYEVAIEQPMEFEDPFDAFFNMQSSTTIRKKIVSPAISLNVDALPAGKPLDFSGGVGNFSLTSSISTNEIKANEAVTIKLVLSGTGNMKLISSPEIDFPSDFEVYDPKVEDQFRLTAQGLTGNRVIEYLAIPRHEGNFKIPAIQFSYFDLKSKSYKTLRTNEFSLKVTKGAAGSSTSTGGVVSNYTNKEDLKILGEDIRFIKLNDVKLHPRDQFIHGTLTYRLMYIIPLILFVVLLAFNAKRAKENSNIALMRTKKANKVARARMKNAEKLLKEGNKSQFYDEVLRALWGYISDKLTIPLSKLSKDNIEEELTKYGVENELTNQFINTLNECEFAKFAPGDDNQAMDKVFKQATELIGRMEDVIKH; this is translated from the coding sequence ATGATCAAGGTAAGAAATAAGACAAAAGCCGTATGGCTTCTTATGTTGACTTTACTGATATGTAGTGCCCAACTCAAAGCAGACGACGAAATTACTTTCACTGCCAAAGCTCCTAGCTCCGTTATAATGGGAGGTCAATTTGAGGTAGCATACACAATCAATACTAATAAAGTAAATGATTTTCGTGCTCCTTCATTTGATGATTTCGATGTATTAATTGGGCCAAGCCGATCAGTACAGTCCTATACTTCCATTGTTAATGGGAAGACTTCTCATGTAAACAATATGACCTATACTTATATACTGATGCCCCGCAAAGAAGGAACTTACAAATTACCAGGAGCTTCAGTATCGATTAAAGGTAAAAGTTACACATCTAATGCTCTATCTATTAAAGTATTACCCGATGATGGTTCAAGCAATCAATCATCTTCTAGTAGAGGAAGGAACCAGCAAGATGTAAGTAGAAGTAGCAACCAAGTTACTGGGAAAGACATCTTCTTGGTTGGTCAGCTATCGAAGACTAAAGCCTCAGAGCAAGAGGCAGTATTGCTTACTTATAAGCTTTATGTAGCTTCTGTAAGTGTTTCAAGTATTCGTCCAGTAAAGATTCCCGATTTTAATGGTTTCCATTCACAGGAACTCGATTTATCTAATAGTAATCGTTGGGATTTAGAAAACTATAAAGGCAGAAACTACCGTACTGCTGTATTGCAGCAAGTGGTGCTGTTTCCTCAACGCTCCGGACAGATTAATATTGAACCTGCTGAATATGAAGTTGCCATAGAGCAACCTATGGAGTTTGAAGACCCCTTTGATGCTTTCTTCAATATGCAATCGAGCACTACTATACGTAAGAAGATTGTTTCTCCTGCTATTTCTTTGAATGTTGATGCATTGCCAGCAGGCAAACCTCTTGATTTCTCGGGTGGTGTGGGCAATTTCTCATTGACATCATCCATCAGCACCAATGAAATTAAAGCGAATGAAGCGGTTACTATTAAATTGGTATTGTCGGGAACTGGAAATATGAAATTGATTTCTAGCCCTGAAATAGACTTCCCTAGTGATTTTGAAGTATATGATCCTAAAGTAGAAGATCAGTTTAGACTAACGGCTCAGGGGCTTACTGGTAATCGTGTTATTGAGTACCTCGCTATTCCTCGCCATGAAGGAAACTTTAAAATACCCGCTATTCAATTTAGTTACTTCGATTTAAAGTCGAAATCATACAAAACATTGCGCACGAATGAGTTCAGTTTAAAGGTAACTAAGGGAGCTGCTGGTAGTTCAACATCTACTGGAGGTGTCGTAAGCAACTATACTAATAAAGAGGACCTTAAGATCTTAGGAGAAGATATTCGATTCATTAAATTAAATGATGTAAAACTTCACCCAAGAGATCAATTTATACACGGTACTCTTACTTATAGATTAATGTATATTATTCCTCTTATTCTATTCGTTGTTCTATTAGCTTTCAATGCTAAGCGTGCGAAAGAAAATAGTAATATAGCGCTAATGCGTACTAAAAAGGCGAATAAAGTGGCTCGTGCAAGAATGAAAAATGCAGAGAAACTACTTAAAGAAGGTAATAAGAGTCAGTTTTACGATGAGGTACTTCGTGCTCTTTGGGGATACATTAGTGACAAACTAACTATTCCATTGTCTAAATTATCAAAAGACAATATTGAGGAAGAGTTGACTAAATATGGCGTTGAAAATGAATTAACCAATCAATTCATTAATACATTGAATGAATGTGAGTTTGCTAAATTTGCTCCAGGAGATGATAATCAAGCTATGGACAAAGTATTTAAGCAAGCAACAGAGTTAATTGGCCGTATGGAGGATGTTATCAAACACTAA
- a CDS encoding Tetratricopeptide TPR_1 repeat-containing protein (InterPro IPR001440:IPR019734~KEGG: bth:BT_0905 hypothetical protein~PFAM: Tetratricopeptide TPR-1~SPTR: Putative uncharacterized protein;~IMG reference gene:2504107269~PFAM: Tetratricopeptide repeat): MIQKRYYILLLSIFCSVALFAQKDVRHQLRKGNTAYRDSLFIDAEVAYRKAIDAAPSNETGLSYYNLGNTLLNQSKYEEALQEFARASEVETDKMKKSESFHNMGVIFHADKQYDKAIDAYKRALRDNPSDDETRYNLALAMKQKQEQDQDQEGKDDQEQKDDKQDQQDQNQDQNQDQQQNQDQNKDQKEDKNDEQQNQNQGKNSQELSKDAVDKMLDAILREEKKTQEKVQKQQVLRGKNKLEKDW, translated from the coding sequence ATGATACAGAAACGCTACTATATTCTCTTATTAAGCATCTTCTGCTCTGTGGCATTGTTTGCACAGAAAGACGTTCGTCATCAGCTTAGAAAAGGGAATACTGCATATAGAGATAGTCTATTTATCGATGCTGAAGTGGCTTATAGAAAAGCTATTGATGCTGCACCATCCAATGAAACCGGACTTTCTTATTATAATTTAGGAAATACATTGCTCAATCAAAGTAAGTATGAAGAAGCTCTACAAGAGTTTGCTCGTGCTTCTGAGGTTGAAACAGATAAAATGAAAAAGTCGGAATCATTCCACAATATGGGGGTGATATTTCATGCAGACAAACAATATGATAAAGCTATTGATGCTTATAAAAGAGCTTTAAGAGATAATCCCTCTGATGATGAGACTCGTTACAATCTCGCTCTAGCTATGAAACAGAAGCAAGAACAAGATCAAGACCAAGAAGGTAAAGACGATCAAGAGCAAAAGGACGATAAACAAGATCAGCAGGATCAAAATCAAGACCAAAATCAGGATCAGCAACAGAATCAAGATCAAAATAAAGATCAGAAAGAGGATAAGAACGATGAACAACAGAATCAAAATCAAGGAAAGAACTCTCAAGAGCTTTCTAAGGATGCTGTAGATAAAATGCTAGATGCTATTCTTCGTGAAGAAAAAAAGACTCAAGAGAAAGTTCAGAAGCAACAAGTGCTTAGAGGAAAGAACAAACTTGAAAAAGATTGGTAA
- a CDS encoding hypothetical protein (KEGG: bth:BT_0902 hypothetical protein~SPTR: Putative uncharacterized protein;~IMG reference gene:2504107266), translating into MKTITFNELRRIKDSLPNGSMHRIADELGLNVSTVRNFFGGENYREGKSVGYHIEPGPDGGLVVLDDTLVLDKALNILNEENNSCSVS; encoded by the coding sequence ATGAAAACAATTACTTTTAATGAGCTAAGAAGAATCAAAGACTCACTACCCAACGGTAGCATGCACAGAATCGCCGATGAACTAGGACTAAATGTCAGCACTGTACGTAATTTCTTTGGTGGTGAGAATTATAGAGAAGGCAAAAGTGTAGGCTACCACATTGAACCAGGTCCTGATGGAGGGTTAGTAGTTCTTGATGACACACTTGTTCTAGACAAAGCCCTTAACATCCTAAACGAAGAAAACAATTCATGCTCAGTGAGTTAA
- a CDS encoding Tetratricopeptide TPR_1 repeat-containing protein (InterPro IPR001440:IPR013247:IPR019734:IPR003646~KEGG: bth:BT_0903 hypothetical protein~PFAM: Tetratricopeptide TPR-1; SH3, type 3~SMART: Tetratricopeptide repeat; SH3-like domain, bacterial~SPTR: Aerotolerance-related exported protein;~IMG reference gene:2504107267~PFAM: Tetratricopeptide repeat; Bacterial SH3 domain), giving the protein MKRLGIFLSFMLCFMFAVSAEDSKQEAPVDSLQAIQQSSFESNLEISKAAGDTAYVREDYATAASIYEELLQKGVSAELYYNLGNSYYKIDNIAKAVLNYERAVLLSPNNRDYKANLAIASSKIVDKDESSPELFFITWGKTIVNWMTSDQWAVLAVSTFILCLVSLMIFFLSKKTALKKIGFVIAILTLITAPIFNYCSLYQKKKITNQDTAIVMEPSVTVRSTPSESGTSLFVIHEGKKVKITDNSMSSWKEIELENGEVGWLPTEAIEII; this is encoded by the coding sequence ATGAAAAGACTAGGTATATTTTTAAGCTTTATGCTCTGCTTTATGTTTGCTGTATCTGCTGAAGACAGCAAACAAGAGGCTCCTGTAGATTCTCTACAAGCAATACAGCAAAGCTCTTTCGAATCAAATCTAGAGATTAGTAAGGCAGCTGGAGACACAGCCTACGTGAGAGAAGATTATGCTACAGCAGCAAGTATCTATGAAGAATTACTGCAAAAAGGTGTATCGGCTGAATTGTATTACAACTTAGGGAATAGCTATTATAAAATAGATAATATAGCCAAAGCAGTACTCAACTATGAACGTGCCGTACTTTTATCTCCAAACAATAGAGATTATAAGGCAAACTTGGCTATTGCGAGTAGTAAGATTGTAGATAAGGATGAATCTTCTCCCGAACTATTCTTTATTACTTGGGGAAAAACCATTGTTAATTGGATGACTTCTGATCAGTGGGCTGTATTGGCAGTAAGTACTTTTATATTGTGCTTAGTATCCTTGATGATATTCTTCTTGAGCAAAAAAACTGCATTAAAGAAAATAGGCTTTGTTATAGCAATACTTACACTGATTACTGCACCTATTTTTAACTATTGTTCTCTCTATCAAAAGAAAAAAATAACCAATCAAGATACAGCAATTGTTATGGAACCTAGTGTAACAGTGAGGAGTACACCTAGCGAAAGCGGTACTTCCTTATTTGTCATTCACGAAGGTAAGAAAGTGAAAATAACAGACAACTCAATGAGTAGCTGGAAAGAAATAGAGCTTGAAAATGGAGAAGTAGGTTGGCTTCCAACAGAAGCAATTGAAATAATTTAG
- a CDS encoding Tetratricopeptide TPR_1 repeat-containing protein (InterPro IPR001440:IPR019734~KEGG: bfr:BF2412 TPR repeat-containing protein~PFAM: Tetratricopeptide TPR-1~SMART: Tetratricopeptide repeat~SPTR: Putative uncharacterized protein;~IMG reference gene:2504107262~PFAM: Tetratricopeptide repeat), translating to MKKVLLSVALLAGAFTFSFAQQKSVKEAKRIANGVNPDFAQAEQLINEALVNDETKDDPATWDVAGFIQQRRVEEEQKKQYLKQAFDTVGVYNSVSKLVEYYAKCDELAEIPNEKGKIKNKFRKNNSKIVLQFRPELINGGVYFFNVNKDKEAFDFFAKYLTSATLPMFEGADLKTTDENFKVIAYYATLAAMRLEDYPEIEKFAPLAVDTTKEGMQALEILSYSYKAQEKEAEFLASLKDGMAQFPEHLYFFGNLVDYYVNHEQFDDALALAKDMVAKYPENSYYVYVQGFINHHMKNYDEAAVCFAKAIELDPSNAEAHSNLGLVYTIQAQAILDAVPVDLDINDPEYKAATEKAIDLYKKALPNYEKARELKPEEQSLWLQGLYLVYYKLGMEEIEEIEALL from the coding sequence ATGAAAAAAGTACTATTATCAGTGGCTTTACTTGCAGGAGCATTTACTTTCTCATTTGCTCAGCAAAAATCTGTAAAAGAGGCCAAACGTATTGCTAATGGTGTTAATCCAGATTTCGCTCAAGCAGAACAGCTAATCAATGAAGCTTTAGTAAATGATGAAACTAAAGATGATCCTGCTACATGGGATGTTGCTGGTTTTATTCAACAGAGAAGAGTTGAAGAAGAACAGAAGAAACAATACCTTAAACAGGCTTTTGATACTGTAGGTGTTTACAATAGCGTGAGCAAACTAGTTGAATACTACGCAAAATGTGATGAACTAGCAGAAATTCCGAACGAAAAAGGAAAGATTAAAAACAAATTCAGAAAGAATAACTCTAAGATTGTTCTTCAGTTCCGTCCAGAATTGATCAACGGTGGTGTGTATTTCTTTAACGTAAACAAAGATAAAGAAGCGTTTGATTTCTTTGCTAAATATCTAACATCAGCTACTCTTCCTATGTTTGAAGGCGCTGACTTGAAAACAACAGACGAAAACTTTAAGGTAATTGCATACTATGCAACACTTGCTGCTATGCGTCTTGAAGATTATCCAGAAATTGAAAAATTTGCTCCTCTAGCTGTTGATACAACTAAAGAAGGTATGCAAGCACTTGAAATCTTAAGCTACTCTTACAAGGCTCAAGAAAAAGAGGCTGAATTCTTGGCTTCACTTAAAGATGGTATGGCTCAGTTCCCAGAACATCTATACTTCTTTGGTAATCTAGTAGATTACTACGTGAACCACGAACAGTTTGATGATGCTCTTGCTCTAGCTAAAGATATGGTTGCTAAATATCCAGAAAATAGCTACTATGTATATGTGCAAGGTTTTATCAACCACCACATGAAGAACTATGATGAAGCAGCTGTATGTTTTGCTAAGGCTATCGAACTAGATCCAAGCAATGCTGAAGCTCATTCAAACTTAGGTCTTGTTTATACTATTCAAGCTCAAGCTATCTTAGATGCTGTTCCTGTAGATCTTGACATCAATGATCCAGAGTACAAAGCAGCTACAGAAAAAGCAATAGATCTTTACAAAAAAGCTCTTCCTAACTACGAAAAAGCTAGAGAACTTAAACCAGAAGAACAAAGTCTATGGTTACAAGGTCTTTACCTAGTTTACTACAAATTGGGTATGGAAGAAATTGAAGAAATCGAAGCTCTATTATAA
- a CDS encoding UspA domain-containing protein (COGs: COG0589 Universal stress protein UspA and related nucleotide-binding protein~InterPro IPR006016~KEGG: bth:BT_0901 putative universal stress protein UspA~PFAM: UspA~SPTR: Universal stress protein;~IMG reference gene:2504107265~PFAM: Universal stress protein family), which translates to MQMKEDGKNDNLVTLAILTYTKAQILQTVLQSEGVEATIMNVNQITPTVNAAVRVKINESDLPKALKITEKAAWLTEDMLDEKAEHEKKRNTILLPVDFSEYSMKACEFGFNIAKSMNAEVVLMHVYFTPIYAASLPNGDIFNYQKQGFDREAHIIHRQVQEKLEHLSNQIDAKIASGDFPNIKYVKKLREGIPEEEIVRYARRHKVTLIIMGTRGSNQKKIDLIGSVTAEVIDRSRTTVFAIPENTPYKTFDKVKRIAFLTDFDPRDLIALDNLLQNDFPIFKPAISLVHISDSDEHDKWDEIELGGIKEYLTKNYEGLDVDYEIIKDDDNFSNTLSEFITKHQIDVITLSSYRRNIFARLFNPSIARKMVFHSDTPLLVISV; encoded by the coding sequence ATGCAAATGAAAGAAGATGGTAAAAATGACAATCTAGTCACACTGGCTATTTTAACATACACAAAAGCTCAAATTTTACAAACTGTACTGCAATCGGAAGGTGTAGAAGCGACGATCATGAATGTAAATCAAATTACACCAACTGTAAATGCTGCAGTTAGAGTAAAAATCAATGAAAGTGATCTTCCTAAAGCCCTTAAAATCACTGAAAAAGCCGCTTGGCTAACAGAAGATATGCTCGACGAAAAAGCAGAACATGAAAAGAAGCGAAATACCATACTTCTGCCTGTCGATTTCTCCGAATATTCTATGAAAGCATGCGAGTTTGGCTTTAATATTGCCAAAAGTATGAATGCGGAAGTAGTCTTAATGCACGTGTATTTTACACCAATTTACGCTGCATCTCTTCCTAATGGAGATATATTTAACTACCAAAAACAAGGATTTGACCGTGAAGCGCATATCATTCATAGGCAAGTTCAAGAAAAACTGGAACATTTATCCAATCAGATTGATGCTAAAATCGCATCAGGAGATTTCCCTAATATAAAGTATGTAAAGAAGTTACGAGAAGGTATTCCTGAAGAGGAAATAGTACGTTATGCTCGCAGACATAAGGTTACACTTATTATTATGGGAACAAGAGGTAGTAATCAGAAGAAAATTGATCTCATTGGTAGTGTTACTGCAGAGGTTATTGATAGAAGTAGAACTACGGTATTTGCTATACCTGAAAATACACCTTACAAAACCTTTGATAAGGTGAAAAGAATTGCTTTTTTAACCGATTTTGATCCTAGAGACCTTATTGCTTTAGATAATCTATTGCAGAATGATTTCCCCATTTTCAAACCAGCCATTTCTCTCGTACACATCTCTGATAGTGATGAACACGATAAATGGGATGAAATTGAATTGGGAGGAATAAAGGAATATCTCACTAAAAACTATGAAGGATTAGATGTTGACTATGAAATCATTAAAGATGATGATAATTTTTCCAATACACTATCCGAGTTTATCACCAAACATCAAATTGATGTCATAACCTTGAGTAGTTATAGAAGAAATATCTTTGCTCGTCTATTTAATCCAAGCATAGCTAGAAAAATGGTTTTCCATAGTGATACACCATTGTTAGTAATTAGTGTTTAA
- a CDS encoding Heparinase II/III family protein (InterPro IPR012480~KEGG: bth:BT_4652 hypothetical protein~PFAM: Heparinase II/III-like~SPTR: Putative uncharacterized protein;~IMG reference gene:2504107264~PFAM: Heparinase II/III-like protein) — MKKLKLLLMLGAFTLTATPMVGNSRIKLTSQTLMHEMRATVYPQNGAQLADRYVSLQWPLHEDHNSVGAGLDGVEEEKSKKLDPLGRNYQVRLSQDIHFNQNVISAYTSWPFYNPENNIRSGRWFWQYGYVNSDGITEWSETNSFDVVPNALKFTPPTYRNFMTNLPSTHPRILVFEKDWNQVIESSKDKIEREWYLHESAKIMKTPIVDFHNSINTDLLKGLDSEFKKNSMLTRESRRFVDKEEGNLEVLIRTYILTKDKKYAEIAIDRLKSMITWKKSPYMKGDFNQATYLLLASTAYDSFYNILDEETKKLLLTEIKENGTKIFNHFVNHLANHIADNHNWQMNLRIFTFAAFAVYGDLEEADKWTEYSYEIWRARFPGLNEDGGWHNGDSYFQVNARTLIEVPYFYSRVSGYDFFSDPWYAGNALYVMYQQPPFSKSGGNGSGHQKVYKPNSIRVSYADALARLLNHPFLAQYSEMIIEKEPNILKKAFMAKPGDLAWFRIVCNKPLPKPITLGHLPVGCVFPQTGLASFLSNWGDLHRNAMVSFRSSPYGSTSHALANQNAFNTFFDGRPLFYSSGHHISFIDEHGVYCHRASRAHNTILVNGMGQKIGTEGYGWIPRHYVGKEISYVLGDASNAYGEVISKLWQNRAKEAKIDFSPKNGWDKNHLETFRRHIVTLGDASITFIYDELEADEPVTWDYLLHTVKEPMQQNESNKILTIKATNGKAESDAYLFSSGKVKTNMTDQFFTPAINWLRADAKGNFESYANHWHFTATSEKSKNYRFATVLVTHYRDAHKIEVKQNKKGIITVGDWVIKANLDVNSKAYFEIKNRVTNSKIVLDDSTSIHDMMGNIILEDKLPILEI; from the coding sequence ATGAAAAAACTAAAACTACTACTTATGCTGGGTGCTTTTACCCTGACTGCCACACCCATGGTGGGAAACAGTCGAATAAAGTTAACGTCACAAACATTGATGCATGAAATGCGTGCGACAGTATATCCTCAGAATGGTGCTCAACTTGCTGATAGATATGTATCTCTGCAATGGCCATTGCACGAAGACCATAATTCAGTAGGTGCAGGACTTGATGGAGTAGAGGAAGAAAAAAGCAAGAAACTAGACCCGCTGGGGAGGAATTATCAAGTGCGACTTTCTCAAGATATTCACTTCAATCAAAACGTTATTTCAGCTTATACCTCATGGCCTTTCTACAACCCCGAAAATAACATTCGTAGTGGTAGATGGTTTTGGCAATATGGATATGTAAATAGTGATGGAATAACAGAATGGTCGGAAACGAACTCTTTCGATGTTGTGCCTAATGCTCTAAAATTTACTCCTCCAACCTATCGAAATTTCATGACAAATCTACCCTCTACTCATCCTCGAATTCTTGTTTTTGAAAAAGATTGGAATCAAGTGATTGAATCTAGTAAAGATAAGATTGAAAGAGAATGGTATCTGCATGAATCTGCTAAAATTATGAAAACTCCTATCGTCGATTTTCATAATTCAATCAACACCGATTTACTAAAAGGACTCGATAGTGAGTTTAAGAAAAACTCTATGCTCACCCGTGAAAGTAGGAGATTTGTAGATAAAGAAGAGGGAAATCTGGAGGTATTGATTCGTACATATATCCTTACAAAAGATAAGAAATATGCTGAGATAGCTATTGATAGACTAAAAAGCATGATTACGTGGAAAAAAAGCCCTTATATGAAGGGGGATTTCAATCAAGCTACTTATCTACTTTTAGCATCTACAGCCTACGATAGTTTTTATAATATCCTCGATGAGGAGACAAAAAAACTATTACTCACTGAAATAAAAGAAAATGGTACTAAGATATTCAATCACTTTGTGAATCATCTGGCAAACCATATTGCTGATAATCATAACTGGCAGATGAATCTACGAATATTTACTTTTGCTGCATTCGCTGTATATGGTGATTTAGAAGAAGCAGATAAGTGGACCGAATATAGTTATGAAATATGGAGAGCACGTTTTCCAGGACTCAATGAGGATGGCGGTTGGCATAATGGTGATAGCTATTTCCAAGTAAATGCCAGAACACTGATAGAAGTTCCTTATTTTTATAGTAGAGTTTCGGGCTACGACTTTTTTAGTGATCCGTGGTATGCAGGGAATGCACTTTATGTAATGTATCAACAACCTCCATTTTCAAAATCGGGAGGGAATGGAAGTGGACACCAAAAAGTATATAAGCCTAACTCTATCCGTGTGAGTTATGCCGATGCCTTAGCTCGACTTTTAAATCATCCTTTTCTTGCTCAATATTCAGAAATGATTATTGAAAAAGAACCCAATATCTTGAAAAAAGCATTTATGGCTAAACCAGGAGATTTGGCTTGGTTTAGAATAGTATGCAATAAACCCCTTCCTAAACCTATAACTTTAGGTCATTTACCCGTAGGATGTGTTTTCCCACAAACAGGACTAGCTAGTTTCTTATCCAATTGGGGCGATTTACATAGAAATGCAATGGTTAGTTTTCGTTCAAGTCCGTATGGATCAACTTCACATGCACTAGCTAATCAAAATGCATTCAATACTTTTTTTGATGGCCGACCACTTTTTTATAGCAGCGGACATCACATTAGTTTTATAGATGAACACGGAGTGTATTGTCACCGTGCATCAAGAGCACATAATACCATCTTAGTAAATGGTATGGGGCAGAAAATTGGTACTGAAGGTTATGGTTGGATACCTCGCCACTATGTAGGAAAAGAGATTTCTTATGTACTAGGAGATGCTTCAAATGCGTATGGAGAAGTGATTTCAAAGCTTTGGCAAAACCGAGCAAAAGAAGCTAAAATAGATTTTAGTCCGAAAAATGGTTGGGATAAAAACCACTTAGAAACCTTTAGAAGACATATTGTAACTCTAGGAGATGCTAGCATTACCTTTATTTATGACGAACTTGAAGCAGACGAACCTGTAACATGGGATTATTTGCTGCATACTGTCAAAGAGCCTATGCAACAAAATGAATCCAATAAGATCTTGACAATCAAAGCGACAAATGGTAAAGCAGAATCTGACGCTTATCTATTTTCTTCGGGAAAAGTAAAAACCAATATGACCGATCAGTTTTTTACTCCAGCAATCAATTGGCTGAGAGCTGATGCTAAAGGTAATTTTGAATCCTATGCCAATCACTGGCACTTCACTGCTACATCTGAGAAAAGTAAAAATTATAGATTTGCTACTGTTCTTGTAACTCACTACAGAGATGCACATAAAATAGAGGTGAAGCAAAACAAAAAAGGAATAATAACAGTAGGGGACTGGGTAATTAAAGCCAACTTGGATGTCAATAGTAAAGCTTACTTTGAAATTAAAAATAGAGTAACAAATTCTAAGATTGTCTTGGATGACAGCACCTCAATCCACGATATGATGGGTAATATTATACTTGAAGACAAATTGCCTATTTTAGAAATATAA